Proteins encoded together in one Marinobacter sp. Arc7-DN-1 window:
- a CDS encoding class I SAM-dependent methyltransferase, producing MSDSDAVDFSARHESFERWFQTPLGRALLADQRRFVDAELQHLTGARQLQVGVSHRLPLATGTDFAQRIMTTPRWNPQIPDGVAICDADELAFPGDSMDLVVLHHTADFSPYPHQVIREAARVLRGEGTMALIGFNPLSLWGVRKLISRSNEGPWGGRFLLRGRMEDWLRLLGFNVEASVTRFFRSPFQRSGRKAVSRIDNRLSGNRFLPVGAYYCILAKKRVHARLPRRPVWRQSKAISLPGTGAVGASRGCRRNRTPVHRAE from the coding sequence GTGAGTGATTCCGACGCAGTTGATTTTTCGGCCAGGCATGAAAGTTTCGAGCGCTGGTTCCAGACCCCCCTGGGAAGGGCGCTGCTCGCCGATCAGCGGCGATTTGTCGATGCGGAGTTGCAGCACCTGACCGGGGCGAGGCAGCTTCAGGTTGGCGTGAGCCACCGGCTTCCTCTGGCCACCGGCACCGATTTTGCCCAGCGAATCATGACAACCCCCCGGTGGAATCCTCAGATACCCGATGGCGTTGCCATTTGTGACGCCGACGAGCTGGCATTTCCCGGTGATTCCATGGATCTGGTGGTGCTGCATCACACCGCGGATTTTTCACCCTATCCTCACCAGGTTATCCGGGAGGCCGCGCGGGTGCTCAGGGGGGAGGGCACCATGGCCCTGATCGGTTTCAATCCCCTCAGTCTCTGGGGTGTGCGGAAACTCATATCCCGGAGCAATGAGGGTCCCTGGGGCGGTCGTTTCCTTCTGCGGGGGCGCATGGAAGACTGGCTTCGCCTGCTGGGCTTCAACGTTGAGGCATCTGTTACGCGTTTTTTCAGATCACCGTTCCAAAGAAGTGGCCGGAAGGCCGTCAGCCGGATTGACAATCGGCTATCCGGGAACAGGTTCCTGCCAGTGGGTGCCTATTACTGTATCCTTGCCAAGAAGCGCGTGCATGCCCGGCTTCCCAGGCGACCTGTCTGGCGCCAGAGCAAGGCGATCAGCCTGCCAGGCACCGGAGCGGTCGGTGCCTCAAGGGGGTGCCGGCGAAACAGAACACCGGTGCACAGAGCGGAATGA
- the gloB gene encoding hydroxyacylglutathione hydrolase has protein sequence MLTISAIPAFSDNYIWCLSDTPNGKALIVDPGQAQPVLDHLAEQHLTLDTILVTHHHPDHVGGVKELRSAFPDCRVTGPADSPFQGSTNKVHPGDEVIWEDITFQVLGVPGHTLDHIAYFSDVEVAGRPVLFCGDTLFVCGCGRLFEGSPEQMRQSLQTLRALPGKTAVYCAHEYTLANLRFARSWLPQDDALKDFEEQCRTARDAGKATVPSVLADEKRLNPFLRWDDPAVVDAARSYCTRQGLPADSDNAIFAAIRHGKDNF, from the coding sequence ATGCTGACCATCTCCGCGATACCTGCGTTCAGTGACAACTATATCTGGTGTCTGTCTGACACCCCCAATGGCAAAGCCCTGATCGTGGACCCCGGGCAGGCGCAACCGGTTCTGGACCACCTGGCTGAACAGCATCTGACTCTGGACACCATTCTGGTCACCCATCACCATCCGGACCATGTGGGAGGCGTTAAGGAACTCCGATCCGCCTTTCCTGACTGCCGGGTGACCGGTCCGGCGGACTCTCCGTTCCAGGGCAGCACCAACAAGGTGCACCCGGGAGATGAGGTGATCTGGGAAGACATTACCTTCCAGGTCCTCGGTGTTCCGGGCCATACCCTCGATCACATTGCCTACTTTTCCGATGTGGAGGTTGCAGGCCGGCCGGTTCTGTTCTGCGGCGACACCCTGTTTGTATGCGGTTGTGGTCGTTTGTTTGAGGGCTCGCCGGAGCAGATGCGCCAATCCCTGCAGACCCTTCGGGCTTTGCCCGGAAAGACCGCCGTCTATTGCGCTCATGAATACACCCTGGCGAACCTTCGCTTCGCCCGTAGCTGGCTACCCCAGGACGACGCATTGAAAGATTTTGAGGAACAGTGCCGGACGGCGCGGGACGCCGGCAAAGCGACAGTGCCTTCAGTTCTGGCAGATGAAAAGCGCCTCAACCCGTTTCTGCGCTGGGACGATCCTGCGGTGGTCGATGCCGCCCGGTCCTACTGTACCAGGCAGGGGCTGCCGGCCGATTCGGACAACGCCATATTTGCCGCCATCCGACATGGCAAGGACAACTTCTGA
- the rnhA gene encoding ribonuclease HI has translation MAGKVILYTDGACKGNPGPGGWGVVLRYGDSRKTLHGGEAGTTNNRMELMAAIRGLAALKRPCEVELFTDSQYVRKGITEWMAGWKRNGWKTSAKKPVKNEDLWRELDAEVARHTVNWHWVKGHSGVPDNELADELANRGVEELANA, from the coding sequence ATGGCTGGCAAGGTAATCCTTTACACCGATGGTGCCTGTAAGGGCAATCCGGGCCCTGGAGGCTGGGGCGTTGTATTGCGTTACGGCGACAGCCGAAAAACGCTGCACGGCGGCGAGGCCGGGACCACCAACAACCGAATGGAGCTTATGGCCGCTATCCGGGGGCTGGCAGCTCTCAAGCGCCCCTGTGAGGTGGAGCTGTTCACTGACTCGCAGTATGTCCGCAAAGGCATCACTGAATGGATGGCCGGGTGGAAGCGCAACGGCTGGAAAACGTCTGCCAAAAAGCCGGTAAAGAACGAAGATCTCTGGCGTGAGCTGGACGCCGAAGTGGCAAGACACACCGTTAACTGGCACTGGGTCAAGGGGCATTCCGGCGTTCCTGACAACGAACTGGCGGACGAGCTCGCCAACCGCGGGGTTGAAGAGCTCGCCAATGCTTGA
- the dnaQ gene encoding DNA polymerase III subunit epsilon, with protein MRQIVLDTETTGIDPAEGHRIIEIGCVELMERQLTGRNYHVYINPEREVEAEAITIHGITNEFLVDKPKFAEIADEFFGFIKGAELVIHNAAFDVGFMDAEFARLKPVRKTADHCGVVDSLAIARARHPGQKNNLDALCKRYGVDNSNRELHGALLDAEILADVYLLLTGGQTALSLDASADNGGGASGIRRLSSDRGPLPVVRASEAESNAHKEFMSLLEKQAGETVWGKLRSTE; from the coding sequence ATGAGACAGATTGTACTGGATACAGAAACCACGGGCATCGACCCGGCAGAAGGCCACCGGATCATCGAGATTGGCTGTGTTGAATTAATGGAGCGCCAGCTCACAGGGCGCAACTACCATGTATACATTAATCCGGAGCGTGAGGTTGAGGCCGAAGCCATCACCATTCACGGCATTACCAACGAATTTCTTGTCGACAAGCCAAAGTTTGCCGAAATTGCCGACGAGTTCTTCGGGTTTATCAAGGGGGCCGAGCTGGTCATCCATAATGCCGCGTTTGATGTGGGCTTCATGGATGCCGAATTCGCACGCCTGAAACCGGTGCGAAAAACCGCTGATCATTGTGGCGTTGTGGATTCCCTTGCCATTGCCCGGGCACGGCATCCGGGCCAGAAAAACAACCTGGATGCCCTGTGCAAGCGTTACGGTGTTGATAACAGTAACCGGGAGCTTCACGGAGCGTTGCTGGACGCCGAGATCCTGGCCGATGTCTATTTGCTGCTGACGGGCGGCCAGACCGCCCTGTCTCTGGATGCCAGCGCGGATAATGGCGGCGGTGCCAGCGGTATCCGCAGACTGTCGTCAGACAGGGGACCGCTGCCCGTGGTCCGGGCTTCCGAAGCGGAAAGTAACGCCCACAAAGAATTCATGTCCCTCCTTGAAAAACAGGCCGGCGAAACCGTGTGGGGCAAACTCCGGAGCACGGAATGA